A DNA window from Patagioenas fasciata isolate bPatFas1 chromosome 1, bPatFas1.hap1, whole genome shotgun sequence contains the following coding sequences:
- the SLITRK5 gene encoding SLIT and NTRK-like protein 5, protein MYACCSTVTLEQDLNKKMHIWMLQTIVFALTSLVLSWAESIEYYGEICDNACPCEEKDGILTVSCENRGIISLFEISPPRFPVYHLLLSGNLLNRLYPNQFVNYTGASILHLGSNDIQDIETGAFHGLKGLRRLHLNNNKLELLRDDTFLGLESLEYLQVDYNYISVIEPNAFSKLHLLQVLILNDNLLSSLPNNLFRFVPLTHLDLRGNRLKLLPYVGLLQHMDKVVELQLEENPWNCSCELIALKDWLDSISYSALVGDVVCETPFRLHGRDLDEVSKQELCPRRLISDYEMRPQTPLSTTGYFHTTPASVNSVATSSSAVYKSPLKPPKGTRQPNKTRVRPTSRLPSKDLGYSNYGPSIAYQTKSPVPLECPTACTCNLQISDLGLNVNCQERKIESISELQPKPYNPKKMYLTENYIALVRRADFVDATGLDLLHLGNNRISVIQDRAFGDLTNLRRLYLNGNRIERLSSELFYGLQSLQYLFLQYNVIREIEAGTFEPVPNLQLLFLNNNLLRSLPGNIFSGLSLYRLSLRSNHFSYLPVSGVLDQLKSLLQIDLHENPWDCTCDVVGMKLWLEQLNTGVLVDQVICESPKKFSQNDMRAVRVELLCPDYSDIVVSTPTPSPGQLPARTTPSSSTVRLNGTAAAGGSAPAGGVGGGSSSVPLSVLILSLLLVFIMSVFVAAGLFVLVMKRRKKGQGDHASANNSDVSSFNMQYSVYSGGHQHHHPHLQQHPPHRGSGGGGGGGGSAALPKVKTPAGHVYEYIPHPLGHMCKNPIYRSREGNAGEDYKDLHELKVTYSSQPLQPGGGAPPPPPPPPPGGEDAPVRSPAYSVSTIEPREELISPVQDADRFYRGILEPDKHSSSSTLGTPGSTLPDYPKLPAAYTYSPNYDLRRAHQYLHPGPGDGRLRETVLYSPPGTVFVEPNRNEYLELKAKLNAEPDYLEVLEKQTTFSQF, encoded by the coding sequence ATGTACGCTTGCTGCTCTACAGTAACTTTGGAACAGGATCTCAACAAAAAAATGCATATCTGGATGCTGCAGACAATTGTATTTGCTTTAACATCTCTAGTCCTTTCATGGGCAGAAAGCATCGAGTATTATGGGGAAATCTGTGATAATGCATGTCCTTGTGAGGAGAAGGATGGCATCTTAACAGTGAGCTGTGAAAACAGAGGAATCATCAGCCTTTTTGAGATCAGTCCACCAAGGTTCCCTGTCTACCACCTCTTGTTGTCTGGGAACCTTTTGAACAGGCTCTACCCAAACCAGTTTGTTAATTACACGGGAGCTTCGATTTTGCATCTGGGTAGCAACGACATACAAGACATCGAAACAGGGGCCTTTCATGGTCTGAAAGGTTTAAGGAGGCTGCACCTGAACAATAACAAGCTGGAACTTTTACGAGATGACACTTTCCTTGGGCTAGAGAGTTTGGAATACCTACAGGTCGATTATAATTATATTAGCGTAATTGAACCCAATGCCTTCAGCAAACTGCATTTGCTGCAGGTGCTGATTCTCAATGATAACCTCCTTTCCAGTTTGCCCAACAACCTTTTCCGTTTTGTGCCCTTAACTCACCTGGACCTGAGGGGTAACCGGCTAAAGCTGTTGCCCTATGTGGGCCTTTTGCAGCACATGGATAAAGTGGtggagctgcagctggaggagaACCCCTGGAATTGTTCCTGTGAGTTGATTGCTCTAAAGGATTGGCTGGACAGTATCTCATACTCTGCTCTGGTGGGAGATGTGGTTTGTGAGACCCCTTTCCGCTTACATGGTCGAGACTTGGATGAAGTCTCCAAGCAGGAGCTTTGCCCCAGGAGGCTCATCTCGGATTATGAAATGAGACCACAGACACCATTAAGCACCACAGGGTATTTTCACACTACGCCAGCTTCAGTCAACTCAGTGGCCACTTCTTCTTCAGCTGTTTACAAATCCCCCTTGAAGCCCCCCAAAGGGACCCGCCAACCCAACAAGACGAGAGTGCGCCCTACCTCCCGCCTGCCCTCAAAAGATCTGGGATACAGCAACTACGGCCCCAGCATTGCCTATCAGACCAAATCCCCGGTGCCTTTGGAGTGCCCCACTGCCTGCACTTGCAACTTGCAGATTTCTGATCTGGGCCTCAATGTCAATTGTCAGGAAAGGAAGATTGAGAGTATTTCTGAACTGCAGCCCAAACCCTATAATCCTAAAAAGATGTATCTTACGGAAAACTACATTGCTCTGGTACGCAGGGCAGATTTTGTGGATGCTACTGGGCTGGATTTGCTGCACCTGGGCAATAATCGGATCTCGGTCATTCAGGACCGGGCTTTTGGGGATTTAACTAATTTGCGAAGGCTGTACCTGAATGGGAACCGGATTGAGCGGCTGAGCTCGGAGCTGTTCTATGGGCTGCAAAGCCTGCAGTACCTCTTCCTGCAGTACAACGTTATCCGGGAGATAGAGGCAGGCACCTTTGAACCTGTCCCCAACCTTCAGCTCTTATTTTTAAACAACAATCTTCTGAGATCTTTGCCAGGGAACATTTTTTCTGGTTTGTCTCTCTACAGGCTGAGCCTGCGGAGCAACCACTTCTCCTATCTGCCAGTGAGCGGGGTGCTGGACCAACTGAAATCCCTGCTGCAGATCGACTTGCATGAGAACCCCTGGGACTGCACCTGCGACGTGGTGGGCATGAAGCTGTGGTTGGAGCAGCTCAACACCGGTGTCCTGGTGGACCAGGTTATCTGCGAGTCCCCTAAGAAGTTTTCCCAGAACGACATGCGTGCCGTCCGggtggagctgctctgccccgACTACTCGGACATCGTCGTCTCCACGCCCACGCCGTCCCCGGGCCAGCTGCCGGCCAGGACCACCCCTTCCTCCTCCACCGTGCGGCTCAACGgcacggcggcggcgggcggctctGCGCCCGCGGGCGGTGTCGGCGGCGGCAGCTCCTCGGTGCCGCTGTCGGTGCTGATCCTCAGCCTGCTGCTGGTCTTCATCATGTCGGTCTTCGTGGCAGCGGGGCTCTTCGTCCTGGTCATGAAGCGGCGCAAAAAGGGTCAGGGTGACCACGCCAGCGCCAACAACTCCGACGTGAGCTCCTTCAACATGCAGTACAGCGTCTACAGCGGcggccaccagcaccaccacccccacctccagcaGCACCCGCCACACCGCGGCAGCGGCGGTGGGGGAGGTGGCGGGGGAAGCGCGGCGCTGCCCAAAGTGAAGACCCCCGCCGGCCACGTCTACGAGTACATCCCGCACCCTCTGGGCCACATGTGCAAAAACCCCATCTACCGCTCCCGGGAGGGCAACGCGGGAGAGGATTACAAAGACCTCCACGAGCTCAAGGTCACCTACAGCAGCCAACCCCTGCAACCCGGAGGGGGTgcaccgccgcccccgccgcccccaccGCCCGGCGGGGAGGATGCACCCGTGCGCAGCCCCGCGTACAGCGTGAGCACCATCGAGCCGCGGGAGGAGCTGATCTCCCCAGTGCAAGACGCCGATCGCTTTTACAGGGGCATTTTGGAGCCCGACAaacactcctcctcctccacgCTGGGCACACCCGGCTCCACCCTCCCCGACTACCCCAAGCTCCCCGCCGCCTACACCTACTCCCCAAACTATGACCTTAGGCGTGCCCATCAGTACTTGCACCCGGGGCCGGGGGACGGCAGGCTCCGGGAGACGGTGCTCTATAGCCCCCCGGGTACTGTCTTTGTAGAGCCCAACAGGAACGAGTACCTGGAGCTAAAAGCAAAACTAAACGCAGAGCCGGACTACCTCGAAGTGCTGGAAAAACAGACCACATTCAGCCAGTTCTGA